The Helicobacter sp. MIT 05-5293 nucleotide sequence AGGCTTTGAAGTATTACAAAAAAGCTTGTGATGCAGGGTTAAATACGGCGTGTAGCTCTTATAATAATGTGCAGCAAAAGATAAAGTAAGTTATGAATGATAATGTTGGCTAAGGATTTTAAAATCTGTAATACACGATGTTTGAAGCATGTTTCATAATCAAAAATAAAAAGCTTTTGTTATGGTTTATGGCGCATCAGGTGTCTTGATAGAATCTAATAAAATATATCGCCTTGTGATACGCAGTTTGTTAGTGCTAGCAGGGTGAGTAACCTCTCCACTTATGTCAAGCAAGATGTTTTGAGAATCTAAAGCAGTCAGTGCAGTATAAAAATGGTAGTTGGATTCAAAGATAAACTCTTGATGGGCGCAAGTAGCTATATCTCGCTCTTTAATACAGAGAATTAGCATAGATTTGAGGCTTTGAGCGTAAAGATTAAGCTGAATCTTGGCGTGGATATTGGATTGAGAGTGAGAAAGATTGAAAGAATGTCGAAGAAAAAAGGTGCAAACAATACCCACAGAAACAATCAAAAACACTGCATAAATCATATAAAATCCCTTGCGGGTAGCTCTCCCTTTCATAACCAATCCACGATTGATTCTAACCAGATTCCACCGCTTTCACAGAGTGAAGTCTGATGAAATGGGTAGCAAAGGGTGAATTCTAAAAAAGATTGCGTATTTTCTCCTAATGTAAAAATATGAGGCGTGATACTAAAGGAAGATACATTAAGAGCGATAGGAGTATCATCAAGCCATAAAATGCGGTCTTTGAACTCGATTTTATGAGGTTGAGAATCCAAAGGCAATGCAATGCGAGGGGTGTGTTCAGGCGTATGATCAAGAGTAAGTGTGTTGGTATTGATATGTGTAATCGTGTAAATATCTTTAGGATTTGGAGCAAAAAATCGCTCTTCAAGGCTAAGCGCAGAGGGTGTGTTTGATATAAGATAGAGTTTTTGATTCTGATGCCAACCATAAAGTGTCTTGAAAGAAAGTGTAGAATCGCTGTGAGAATCAATAGAAAGCGACACTGCAGGCATAAGGATACCATTTTGAATCTGTGCTTGTGTGAATGTTTTGTCTCCTCCGCCGAAGATTTTTTGGCGATCAAAACTTATAAAATAAAGCTGTCCTTGTGAAAACACAGAATCTAGGGGCTTGTTATCAACACTTATAGATTCTGCAAGGGCTGTCTGCATAATATTTTCAAGTTTTAGCAGTGCAATTCTATAATGCTGGTCGTTTATTTTTTGCTGTAAGGCAAGATTTTTGCTCAAATCAAGCAAAATATATCCACATACGACACTAATGATGCCAAGCAACACAATACACACCAAAACTTCAAAGAGCGAGAATGCGCGGTGATGTCGGCAATGTCTCATTGTATGTGGATAGGGATATAAAACACAAAGGTTTCACCAAATCTATGCGTATAAGATAGGGCTTGTGTTTCATAGGTAAGATGAGCAGGCGAAAGAGAAGTGATCATTTGAGTGGAAGAGACGGGAGAAAGAAGTGTGTTTTTGTAAGTTTGGTAGGAAGAAGGACGCGTTTGCAAGTCAGCATTTAAAGTATGGACAAAGCCAAGCGTTAAGATGATTGCACTTGCACAAACGCATATTGCCATTACGGCTTCAAGCATCATAAATGCGGGGTGTTTGGAAGAGTGCTTGATCAGATTCATCAAGAAATATCCACCATATCCACAAAGAGCTCTGTTTCTAAGTAAGCTTTATGGTCTGTGTCGTAAGTGATTTCAAAAATGAGTTTCCAACGTCCTTTCGGAATTTTAAATGCAGAAGAGAGATAGCGTGTGTTTTCTACACCATCGGCGATTAGCTCACCTAAATCTTGCAAAGCATTAGCTTGATGATAAGAATCAAGATAGGCTTTAATGTGAATCTCACTCGGGGATTCTGCTTTTTGCGGGATAAGATTCAAAGCAAGTCTGATATTTTGCTTGTCGATAAAGGCTTGAGTTGGAAACTTTGGATTAAACTTATCACGATGAGGCTTGCTTTGATAAGGCGAAAGGAGATTTGTATCCCTAACTAAGGTTGCATCGCTTGAATCTAAAATATCCAAATACCTATTGAAAGAAGCATCAAAAATATCTTGGTCTATGAGTAATTGATTGATGTTTTCATCAACAATGCGTTTTTTTGTGAAGTAAGCATTATCATCTTGAATGGGGTTTTTAAGTGCAATAGTGATAGATATACTCACCATTATGACACCAAAAATAATTACGCCAATAATCGCGAGAGGCCAATAATTTTTTTGTGTTTGCATAAGAATCTCCTTATTTTTTTCTTGTAATATAAATAAAGCCGATAATGCCAAACATTACAAATAGCATCGCATACATACTAAAGCGGACAAATTCGCGACCCCCTGTCTCGTCTTTGGGAAAATTGTGTTCTAGCTTTTGATTAAAATGTTCAGCGATAAGATCGGCTGCTTCGACATAGCCATTGAGCAAGATTGCTGAAATGCGTTGCGGTGAAAGAATCTCATCTTTTTGTTTGGGCAGTAAAGGCACCATGTATTCAAAAAATACTTTGTTTTCATTAAAGAAGACATTGGGTTCAGAGCTTAGGATATTGATTTTTTGATCATTTTTAAAGAAAAATATTACGCTGTAAGGCTGGGCAAGATTCTGTGTGATAGAAGATTTGTATTGATTACGCGCGAGTTTAGCGTCAGATTGGGCAAATTCGGAAGGGACTTTGTCAATCACAGCAACATAAAGAGAAAATCCTGTTTTGGTAAAAAGCTCATTGGAGAGTTGTTCGATAAAGGCAATTGTTTTAGGCACAAGCAAAGCATCACGATTGTCTAAAACATATGATTTTGTTTCAAGATTCTGACATAAAAGAAAAAGAGGAAGAAAGAAGCTAGCATAAGCTAACTTCTTGAGTAATGCGAAAAACATCGATCTAGATCAAATGTAAGAAAAAATTTGGGACAAAGGGGATAACAATTGTTGCCACAGCAGTGATAACCAATAATGTTCCTAAAAGTTTTTCAATCAATGTAAGATTCATTTTGTTCTCCTTTATTTTGCATCAACGCGATATTTTGCGTTGTCAGTGCTGATTTGTTGAATCGAATCTTTTTGATCGATCTTGTAGTATTGTGTTGCCACTGACTTTTGCGTAAGGATAGCGCAAGTCCCCAATCCTGCTACAATGCTCAATAAGAGCACCACAGCAATAATAAACCCTGTTAAACCATTGAGACCAAATAAACCATTCATTTTAAATTCCTCCCTTATTCATCTTTTGATTCTAATGAACGAATAAACACATTAAGCGCATCTTTTTGGGTTGGCGCAAAATTTGCATAATCAAAAGAAGGCATAATACCTATCATACCTTTTTTGCCCTTATTAAGCACTTCAGAGAGGAACTCGGTTGTGCCGTATTTGGTTAAATCGGGAGCAAAGCCGTCCATTCCTTTACCATCATCGCCATGGCAAGTGGTGCAAGTCATTGTAACAAACAATTCTTTGCCTTTGCTTACTTCTAAAGGATATTTTGTGCTTTTGACTTCAGAAATATCTTGCATTACATACGCAGCAATAGCTTTTGCATCATCATCACTCATTTCAACAGGTATCATTTCGCCTGCAAGGTAATCTAAGCCTTTGCCACCTGTTTTGATGATCTCAACGATGCCATCTTCTTTTGCCCATTTTGTCAAATCTCTTGCTTTTCCGTTCATACCTTCAGCACTCAAACCATGACATTGAGAGCATTGAACTAAGAAAATATTTTTACCCATTTCTTGTTTTTCAGTTTCTGGGAGTTGTTCCCAAACACTCGCATATTTGTCATTATATTTTTGCACTTCTTTGTTGTATTCACCGATTTGTGAATAAGCATTGAGTGGGTATCCTAAAAAGATATACCAAAGTCCCCAAATAAGGACACCTAAGAAACAAGCTGCCCAACCAACAGGTAAATTATTGGCTTGCTCACCTATTCCGTCCCAGCTTTCGCCCATAGTTTCTCCATCTGCCTTGCCATCTCGTATTTTTTTGAGATATACACCCATCACAAAGATAGTGAGCACTAAGATGATAAAAGCACCTAGTAACCCAAGCGTTGTTATATTATCTGACCAGTTCATCTAGTTCCCCTTTATTTAGTTTTATTTCTTGGCTCTATAAGCTCATCGTCAAGATTATCATTTAGGGCAAGGTTGGCATACTTTTCGTAATCTTTAATCCCCTTTCTTTGAGAGGAATAAAGATGATAGATGTATCCATACAAAAAAGCTACCAACAAAAGTGTAACAACCAAATAGATAATCTTTTGATACTCAATTATAGTTTCCATTATACTTGCTGCCCACATTATTGTGCCTGTGTAGCTGTCCTACGAGCTTGACTTAAGCTATTCATATAGGCAATTAATGCAACGATTTCTTTGACTTCGCCTCGTGCAAATGCGTCTTTGACATCTTGGCTTATCATATCATCAACGATTGCTTGAGCTTCTTGCATAAAAAGAGCTTTAGCTTTTGCCATTGATTCTGGAGTTTTGTCAAAACCTTCTGCACCAATTTGAACGCCTCCTTCTACATCATAAGGCACACCAAAAACAACTTTTTGTGTGTATGCTTCAGCAAATGCTGTTTCAAAATTTGCATTTTTGTTATAAAGGTGTTCATAAGCAGGCATAATAGAACCCGGAACACGGGATTTTGGATCTCTCATGTGTCCATCATGCCAGTCTGTGCTTCGGCTATCCCCGATTCTATGCAAATCAGGACCAGTTCTTTTAGAACCCCAAAGGAAAGGTCTATCATAAGCATATTCACCGCTAAGACTATAAGCACCATATCGATCGGTTTCTGCCTTAAAAGGTCTGATAAGCTGTGAATGGCAGTTATAGCAGCCTTCTGAAATATAAACTTGACGCCCTGCTGTTTCGAGCAAACTATAAGGTTTTAATCCCTCAATAGGTTGAGCTTTTTTAGCAAAACCGGGGATTACTTCAACTAGCCCTGCGATTGAAAATACTACAAGGAACGCCACCGCGAAAAAGAATGGATTTTTTTCTAAAAAACTAAACATCTTTATATCCCTCCTTTCTTATATTGCCATTGGAGTAGCATTTTGGGGTTCTTTTTCAAGCACCCTACCTGAAGAGATAGTCATTAAAATATTGTAAATAAACATAATAAATCCTGTCAAATACATAAGCCCACCGATAGCACGAATAAGGTAATAAGGGAAGAGGCTAATTACGGTGTCAATAAAGCTATAAGCCAAGCTACCATATTCATCGACATCTCTCCACATCATACCTTGTGTGATACCTGCAATCCACATACTGGAGAAGTAAAGGATAATACCTGTTGTCATAATCCAGAATTGTGCGTCCATTAATTTTTTGGAGTAAAGCTCTTTTTTGAAGATTCGAGGCACCATATGGAAGCACGCAGCAATAACCATAAAGCCTACCCAACCTAAAGCAGCATCATGAACGTGTCCGATAATCCAATCTGTAAAGTGAGCCAAGCCATTGACTGAACGGATAGATTGAATAGGTCCTTCAAGAGTAGTAAGCATATACCAAGTAGATGCCAAAATCAAGAATTTAATCATCGGAGATTCTTTGATTTGATGCCATTGCCCTCTCATTGTGAGAAGCATATTGATCGCTGTTCCCCAAGAAGGTAAAATCAAGATTACCGAGAATACTGAACCAAGTGTTTGAATCCAGTCAGGTGTTGTAGAATAGATCAAGTGATGCCCACCTGCCCAAATATAGATAAACATCAATCCCCAGAAAGAGAAAAGTGTGAGTTTATAAGAGAAAATAGGTTGCCCAGATTCTTTAGGCAAGAAGTAATAGATTAAACCGATAATTCCTGATGTAAAAACAAACGCAACGGCATTATGCCCCCACCACCATTGCACCATCGCATCATTTGTTCCTGCATAGAACGAAATAGAATGAAAAAAGCTTCCTACACCAGCGATGAAATAGGTAGGAACAGAAAGGTTGTTGAAAATGTAAAGAGCAGAAATACCTATGAAAGTAGCGATAAAATACCACAAAGAAATATAGATTGTTTGCTCGCGTCTTACACCCATACTACCAAAAAGGCTTACGCCCCATAAAACCCATACTACTACAACCATAATGTCTAAAGGCCAAATGAGTTCAGAGTATTCTTTAGATTGAGTTAATCCGCCAAATAGTGAAACAACAGCAAGTGCCATTAAAACGATATAGATCCAAAAATGAGCTAATCCAACCACGCGCAAGAAAGGGTGTTCTTTGTAAGTGATTTTAAGCACTCTTTGTCCAAGATAATACCAAGACGCCCAAATCCCGCTCAATGTGAATCCATAAATGATACCATTGGTGTGAAGAGGTCGAAGCCTTCCAAAAGTCCCATATTCCGAAGCCAAATAGTTTAAATCTGGGAAAGCCATTTGAAATGCGATTACTACACCAATAAGTAGTCCCACAAATCCAAAAGCCATCGCAGAGAAAACAAACAACTTAGCAATTGAGTAATCATACTCGAGTGTATTTGCCTGCATAGATTCTCCTTGTCCTTTTTTGAAATACAAACAAATTTTAATGCCTTTGAAGTTATAGCTACCTTAAAAAATTAGTAAAAGTTAATAAAAAAATAACAAAGCATTGTTTAAGGGGTAAAAAAGTTGCCAAATTGTTTAAAAAAAATATTAATTTTTGTTTTGAAGTAGTAATCCTTTGCATTATCACAATGAGAATCTAGCATATTTGATGCACAAAATATAAGCCATAGAGGTTTTCTTAACTTGGGAGGTATCTTTAGATTCCCACATTTTTGTTTGAAACTTTTATTCATCGGTAAAAGCATTACTTTTTTACCCATATCAGCACAAATCACATCTTCATTAATTTTGTGTGTGATAAAAATACAATGTGTATTATGCGTGATAATCAGTCGGTGTTGGATTTCGCACGAAAAATGTGTGCGGATAATTTCTTGTCGTTGGGATTGTGAAAGCACGCAGCCGAGTTCTTTGGCAATTTTATCAACATGCAGTAGCACAAGATACGCTTTTTTCTCAAGATGTTTCTTGTTAATAGAAAAGATTCTGTATTTTTGGTTTGATTTGTTCAAGTCTTTCCAAGAAAGTTCAAGATATTTTGGCTTAATAAGATTGAGTAGTATATTTTTGTCTTCTTGCAGATACAAGAGGCTTTTTGCAACACCATTAGGAAATGCTTGAATGAAAGGATCGCTGAAGTTTTTTCTGAAAAAATTGCGTTTAAATCGCATATCTTGATTGCTTTCATCTTCAAAAAAAGTTAGCGCATTATCAAAGCAATACTGATAAATATCGTTTTTAGGAATCATTGCTAGGGGTCGGATAATCTTATAATCTCCTTGAGGTGTTTTTCGTTGTGTGTCAAATCCTACTAGATTCCCCAAACCAGCACCTTTTGCAAATTGCATCAGAATCCATTCGAAATGATCATTGAGTTGATGTGCTAGAATGAGATGCGTGTATTGGTGATTGACAATGATTTCATCAAAAAAGGCATAGCGAATCTGTCGTGCTTGAGATTCAAAGTTTGAGGTAAAACCCAAAGGAGCATCTTTGACAAAGCATTTTTTGTGATAAGTTGTGCTTAGTTGTTTTGCATAAGCGACTTCTTGGAGCGACTGTTCTCTTGTGTGATAATTGATGATTGCTATGTCAAAGGGGATATTTAAATGTTGTAAGATAAAAAATAGCCCTACCGAATCTACGCCACCAGAGAATCCTAAAAGATTCTGTGATGTCTTGAGACGATGCGTATCAGCAGAGAGTTTATCGTAAATAGACAATTTGCACCTTTTTTAGTTGATTGGTGCAAATTATAGCTTATTTTTATGTTTAATGTTTGTGAGGATTGCGTGAATGTGGATTCCCTTTGCCACCAATATAGACGATTTGTCCATCAGGGAGAATATCATAAGCTTGACCAAAGCCTTTGACAAACCGACCCTTTTTTGTCTCTAATGCAATTAAATGAAAGTCTGTCATTGTCTTGATTGTCTTGATGCCTCCCGCTCCACCCATGAGAGATTCTAAAGCCTTCAAGGCGTCGTTAAATTCTTGCGTATCACGTTCTACAAATCGTGCGTTTGCTCGGTATCGAAGTCGTTTGCGCAAGATGACAGATTTTGCTTTGCATTCGTCCTCTAAAAACATAATTTCGATTTTTGAGGGGTTTGCTTGGATACTTGAGAAGTGTTCTGCTACCTCGCTGATGTAAATATAAAGCTGATTGTGAATCTGAATCAGTGGTGCGTAAGAGCAAATCGCTTCACCCTCTGCATTAATGCTTGCAATAAGGATAGAACCAAATTCTTTTTTGAAATCTGCGATTTCTGTGGCAATTGCTTGAGTGTCAGGAGCTTTTGCACTTTGACAAAGTTTAATAATAGAATCTTTGAGTGTGTTTTCATCACATTTTTGTGGAAATTCGACACGCAACGAGATGTTGTCATTATAAACAAGATCTAAACCGATAAAATCGACTTTATCCAAACGGACATTCTCCACATGTGTGGCATTGCCAAATTTTTTGCACAAATCAATCATTGCGTCTTGATGATGGGCATTCATATGCTCGATAATATTTTGATAACTCATGAAAAATCCTTGTCAAAATGAAATTTAGAAGATACACCATTAAGGCTATACTCTAGCTTTTCATTAAAGTATAGCCTATTGATGCAATCAAACAACAAATAAGGAAGGAAAAGATGCTTTACTAACCCGACCCAACCCTACCAAAAACTTTGCAAGAATCCAAGATTCTAAAATCCTTAAAGTTTTTTGTTAGCAAATATCTCAAAAACAAGTGTGATTATAATACACAGAAACTTAATCTAATATTAATAAGTATTCTTATTTTGTAAAATGTGCGAAACTTATCCCGGCAGTTTTTATGAATCTTGATTGTTAAGTGATTTGTGTGGGGTGATTATGGAATCTTTAAAGAGTAGTTTGTGTTAGTCTGATAACTAACACAAACTTTTGTATGAAAGTATTTGATTAAAAGAAATGACGGCTTAAAAATTCATTTGTGCTGATAAGTAATATCTTCTCCCTTCACCAATATATCTGTAATGATTGGCGATTTGTTTGCCGCTATCAAAAGTTTTGTAATGAACAAAATTGAGATTGAAAAGGTTATAAATAGCAAAATTGATGCGCAATAATTTTAAAGGCTGATAGTTGATACCTAGATGTGTAAGGAAGACAGGCTTATAGAATTCTCCAAGTGCAGCTGCAGCAGAATTTATAACTTTAGCACTGCCGCGATAGATTCCAGCTTTTATTTCTTCTCGCAGATAAAAGCTTAATTTTTTAATATCATAATGCAAAGAGGCATTAAAATTATGCAAAGGAATATTTGTCAGTCTCTTACCTACAGCTTTGGGATCTAGGGTTTGAGAGATTTTCGTTTGATTGTGCGTGTAAGCACTATTAAAGCTAATTGCTCCATAACCTATGCCAATGGGTTTGATTCCAAATGTTGTTTCTATACCATAGCTTTTTGCTTTATCGATGTTGAGATAAGTAGCACAACCACCAGTTGCGGCGCAAGTTTTGCCATTGATATTTTGTTTGTCTTTGGCGAAAGGAATAGGTGCTATTCTGTCTGTAAAATCCGTATAGAATCCCGTAAGACTTGCTGAAAAATAGTCATTATCGCTAAGAATGGATAATTCATAATTGACACTTGATTCTGGCTTAAGGTAAGGATTCCCATAAGTATGCGTTTTCCCTTGCTTACTAAGATTCACTATACCATTAATAAGATTAGAAAGAGCAGGGGTTTTATATCCTGTCGAAACCCCGCCTTTAATGCTTAGCCATTTATCAATAATATTATAGGCAATATAAGCGCGTGGGCTTGCGTTAGAACCAAAAGTAGAGTTGAAATTCCCACGCACACCCAATGTAAGAAAAAGTTTATCCCAAAAGACAAATTCCCCTTCGGCAAAAAGTGCGCCGATGTGTTGGTGTTGGAAGGCTTTGTTGCCCGTTGCTTGAAATACTTTATCTTTAAAGGTATTAAGCCAATATCTTCCACCCAAGCTGACATTGATGCCAAAGATTCGTAATAAATCAAAAAACATATTGGTTTTGTAGTCAAAGATAATGTCTTGAGCCGTAAGCTGTCTGCTATTTCCTGCTGCTACACCATATGCTGTCCTTAGATTATTGATAGTTGGTGCTTTGTCTGAAAAAGTCTCTGTAGGCACATAGCGGTTGGGATTTGCTGTAATATTGTATTGCAAACTCATATCTGTGCTTAAATATGAGATAACTGAAGGAGTGTTGGTATAATACCCTTTGTGTGCCAAAATAGCATTGAATCTGTAAAAATTCATCTCTGAACCATAGCCATTTTCAGCTCTTTTGCCTGCTTCACTTTTACTATCGGCAGCGTTGTAACCGCCCATAATTCCTTGCGAATTATCATAATGTTGTTGAGCATAATCAAGGTCAAGATACATCATGTTTTTAGAAATATTATTATCAGCAGTTTCTTTGCCATTCCACACGATACGCCCACCGATATTGTAAGTTTGTGCAGGAATAAGTCCTACGATGTTGCCTCTTGTGGCATTGGCATTTGTGCCATTTGTCGTAGGGACAATTTTAAGATTATTGCTAGAAACAAAATCACGCGTATAAACTCTTCCTCGCAATTGTAATCCCCAATTTTTTTCTTTATTGAGCGGTTGTGTAGTAAAGAAATTAAAACTTTGCGTGTTACCAAAAGCCTTTTTCTCTTGGAAAGTATAGTCATACCCAAAAAACGCCCCCGGTGAATCATAAGATTTTTTGGTGATAATATTGACTACCCCACCAATCGCATCGCTCCCATAAAGAGTGGAAGCAGGACCTCGTATCACTTCGATTCTGCTGATTGCAGAAAGCGGCGGCATAAAAGAAGTAACTGAATCGCTAAAGCCATTAGGGAAAAGGCTAGAATCTGCATTGATTCTCTTCCCATCAACAAGAATCAGTGTATATCCACTTGCTAGACCACGTATAGAGATTCCATAGCCGCCTGTCTTACCCACACTAGCATCTGTGCTTACGCCCGGCACATTGGCTAATGCTTCGGCTAAGTCTCGAATAGGGCGAGATTGCATTTCTTTAGGACTAACGACTGAAATTGATGCAGGGGCGAGAGTGTAGTCTTGCTCAAAGCCAGACGCAGTAACGACAGATTTTTCAAGTTTCACTTTGTGTATTTCTTCGTGTTCTTGAGTATTGTGTGTTTTTGTCGTATCATTATTGGGGTTTGCAGAATCTGCTAAAACATTTGTAAATAATAATGATAATATTAATGAAATATATGTAAATTTGTTCATAGATTCTCCTTTAAAAATAAATCAGATTAATAAAATTTTTTATAAATAATAAGAACGATTATTTATAAAAATCCCAACATAGCAAAGAAATTTAACACAATATAAAACGAAAGTAAAATTTAAAAAAGTTGTGAGATTTTGCTCCACAATCAAGGGAAACTACAGAGATTTAAAAAAACTTTGATGAGATGATAGTCAAAAAAATTCAAGCACGGGAAATGATTTCTAATGCCTTAATCACGCGTAAGATATGCTCTTTATCGTTTTTAGAATCAATATGAGAATGACGCTGTGATGAAGCATTAGAATAAGAAGGAATGGTTACTAATATCTTTTGTGCGAAAAACGCAATAGACGAATCCAGTGCCATATTGTGAGGTAAATTTGGAATCTCTTGTTTTCCGAGTTTGTATTCGACCATTTTTTGGTAAAGGCTGTTTTTGTCAAATTCATCTTTAATGACTACGCCCGTGTCAAAAATGGCGATCTTATCGCGTTTGGTTTCGTCATAAATCGCTGTCTTTTTGCTACCGCCAATCATCATCTCGCGCACCTTGATAGGACTAAGCCACGAGACATTAAGCGTAATGATGATGCCAGATTCTAATTCAATATTGATATTTGCCAACGCATCGTTAGGATAATCAAGATATTTGGTTTTAAAAGTAGAAACTTTCTTGATATGTAGCCCGACAAGATAATCGATAATGCTTAAGTCATGGATTGCCAAATCCCAAATCACATCGACATTGCTTTGAAATAATCCTAGATTAATGCGCCTTGCATTGATATAGACGATTTCACCAAAGTCAGCAATATGTTCTTTGAGATAATTCACTGCTGGAGAGTGTAGAAAAATATGATCGCAATAAAGTTGCACATTTTGTTTTTGCGCAAGATCGTAGAGTTTGTAGGCTTCTTGAAGATCTGTTGTGAGTGGCTTTTCGACAAAGGTATGCTTGTGATGTTCTAAGGCGGCTTTAGTCAGTGTGAAATGTGTATGCGGAGGCGTGATAATGAAAATCGCTTCAATAGATTCATCACACAAAATGCTTTCATAGCTCGGATAAAGTGTAAAGTCATAAAGTGAGCGTGCGTTTTCAAGTGCGTTTGAATCTTCATCATAGATACATACAAGCTTAAAAGCGGGATTTACGCTGATAGCTTTTGCGACATTTCGTCCCCAATATCCATAACCAATAAGTGCGCATTTGATAGGCATAAGTCCTCTTTTAGATGCTTTAGATTCAAAAACTTATTATACTATAAGTTAAGAATCTAGCGCAAAACTCTAGCTTTCGTTTATTTTTCCATATTTGATATTTTTTGTTTCAGCTCATTTTTGCGGTTTTGAAATTTCCTAAACTTGCCGAAGGTGAGAGCATTCAAGATTCTGTATCGTTTGAGTTTGGCTTTGTAGATAGGGAGGTAAGAATATTCTTTGATTGTAAGGGAGAGCTTGTGTGTGATATGATCGTGCAAGATTATTTCATACAAGGGGCAAAGCCTTGCATATCGCCAAAATTCATAGCCGTATGCAATATCTAGCTTATTCCAAGGTTTATAGTGAA carries:
- a CDS encoding TonB-dependent receptor — its product is MNKFTYISLILSLLFTNVLADSANPNNDTTKTHNTQEHEEIHKVKLEKSVVTASGFEQDYTLAPASISVVSPKEMQSRPIRDLAEALANVPGVSTDASVGKTGGYGISIRGLASGYTLILVDGKRINADSSLFPNGFSDSVTSFMPPLSAISRIEVIRGPASTLYGSDAIGGVVNIITKKSYDSPGAFFGYDYTFQEKKAFGNTQSFNFFTTQPLNKEKNWGLQLRGRVYTRDFVSSNNLKIVPTTNGTNANATRGNIVGLIPAQTYNIGGRIVWNGKETADNNISKNMMYLDLDYAQQHYDNSQGIMGGYNAADSKSEAGKRAENGYGSEMNFYRFNAILAHKGYYTNTPSVISYLSTDMSLQYNITANPNRYVPTETFSDKAPTINNLRTAYGVAAGNSRQLTAQDIIFDYKTNMFFDLLRIFGINVSLGGRYWLNTFKDKVFQATGNKAFQHQHIGALFAEGEFVFWDKLFLTLGVRGNFNSTFGSNASPRAYIAYNIIDKWLSIKGGVSTGYKTPALSNLINGIVNLSKQGKTHTYGNPYLKPESSVNYELSILSDNDYFSASLTGFYTDFTDRIAPIPFAKDKQNINGKTCAATGGCATYLNIDKAKSYGIETTFGIKPIGIGYGAISFNSAYTHNQTKISQTLDPKAVGKRLTNIPLHNFNASLHYDIKKLSFYLREEIKAGIYRGSAKVINSAAAALGEFYKPVFLTHLGINYQPLKLLRINFAIYNLFNLNFVHYKTFDSGKQIANHYRYIGEGRRYYLSAQMNF
- a CDS encoding Gfo/Idh/MocA family oxidoreductase, with the protein product MPIKCALIGYGYWGRNVAKAISVNPAFKLVCIYDEDSNALENARSLYDFTLYPSYESILCDESIEAIFIITPPHTHFTLTKAALEHHKHTFVEKPLTTDLQEAYKLYDLAQKQNVQLYCDHIFLHSPAVNYLKEHIADFGEIVYINARRINLGLFQSNVDVIWDLAIHDLSIIDYLVGLHIKKVSTFKTKYLDYPNDALANINIELESGIIITLNVSWLSPIKVREMMIGGSKKTAIYDETKRDKIAIFDTGVVIKDEFDKNSLYQKMVEYKLGKQEIPNLPHNMALDSSIAFFAQKILVTIPSYSNASSQRHSHIDSKNDKEHILRVIKALEIISRA